A window from Hymenobacter volaticus encodes these proteins:
- a CDS encoding FAD:protein FMN transferase, producing the protein MLWLLPASGTPLKPFQLNGYAQGTTYSITYYAPDSLVTSTEVRQQLAEIDASLSLYKPNSLINQFNQSATGVVADRHLRVVVQKALDVYQQTGGLFDATVQPLVQAWGFGTRPTETAPSAAAIQAILPAIGSNKIQLRGDSLVKKVPAVHLDLNGIAQGYTVDVLASLLERKRIRNYLVELGGEIRVRGRKQPGGEMMRIGIERPDSSGWQMPSMQQIIQLSAGGVTTSGNYRKFKQEGAVRNAHLIDPKSGYPFQNEMISVTVVAPDAMTADAYDNALMGMGVAKALAFLRTHRDLQAYFIYQRPNGTVADTASSGFQQLVSHP; encoded by the coding sequence ATGCTATGGCTGCTCCCGGCTAGCGGAACGCCACTCAAGCCATTTCAGCTAAACGGCTACGCGCAGGGAACAACCTATTCCATCACCTACTACGCCCCGGATAGCCTCGTCACAAGCACGGAGGTAAGGCAGCAGCTAGCCGAAATCGATGCTTCGCTCTCGCTTTATAAGCCGAACTCGTTGATCAATCAATTCAATCAGTCGGCAACCGGGGTAGTGGCCGACCGGCATTTACGAGTGGTAGTTCAGAAGGCCTTAGACGTGTATCAGCAGACAGGCGGCTTGTTTGACGCCACGGTGCAGCCGCTGGTGCAGGCATGGGGTTTTGGAACTCGACCTACCGAAACTGCCCCGTCGGCGGCGGCCATCCAGGCTATCCTGCCGGCTATTGGCTCCAATAAAATTCAGCTGCGCGGCGATTCGCTGGTAAAGAAAGTGCCCGCTGTGCACCTCGATTTAAACGGCATTGCCCAAGGCTACACCGTGGATGTGTTGGCTTCCTTGTTGGAGCGCAAGCGCATTCGCAATTACTTGGTGGAGCTTGGCGGCGAAATACGCGTGCGGGGCCGCAAACAGCCGGGCGGGGAGATGATGCGCATCGGCATCGAGCGGCCCGACAGTAGTGGCTGGCAGATGCCAAGTATGCAGCAAATCATTCAGTTAAGCGCGGGTGGTGTTACTACCTCCGGCAATTATCGTAAATTTAAGCAGGAGGGAGCGGTGCGAAACGCGCACCTCATCGACCCAAAAAGTGGTTATCCATTTCAAAATGAAATGATCAGCGTGACAGTGGTAGCGCCCGACGCCATGACTGCCGACGCCTACGATAACGCCTTGATGGGCATGGGAGTAGCGAAAGCACTAGCGTTTTTGCGTACGCACCGCGACCTTCAAGCCTACTTCATCTACCAGCGCCCCAACGGCACGGTGGCCGACACTGCCTCCTCAGGATTCCAACAATTAGTATCCCACCCATGA
- a CDS encoding Gfo/Idh/MocA family protein, with protein sequence MILLPRRDFLKTTGLLTGGLLLGTQVGEAFAAPAANGKLRIGVIGCGDRGTGLLKILQELPDKYEVTALCDELPFRLRDAQKIGSASKAKTYADYHALLDSRNVDAVIISVPLNMHFAVAKAALLAGKQVYLEKTMTHNIEQATELVTIAQQRPNQILQVGHQYRYSPLYYRVKEMIDKGYLGKVTQIDCRWDRNGSWRRPVPEPSLERKINWRMYREYSGGLAAELLSHQIDFIHWAFNTYPDEIFGTGGIDYYKDGRETYDNVQVMMRYAREGMVGNFGATCGNARDGYLFKLKGTKGTISLLIDQGIYYPEKETLKQYGTVDGVTGATKITWDKNGGIPITTEPLKDGSWYALNEFYKAVQEKKMPDSNVFTGARVACAVYMANQAIYNHTIEKWRPEFNFS encoded by the coding sequence ATGATCCTCCTTCCAAGACGTGATTTTCTGAAGACCACCGGTCTGCTCACCGGCGGCCTATTGCTAGGTACTCAAGTAGGAGAAGCGTTTGCTGCGCCCGCAGCCAACGGCAAACTCAGAATCGGCGTTATCGGTTGCGGCGACCGGGGCACCGGCCTGCTCAAAATCTTGCAGGAACTGCCCGATAAATACGAAGTAACGGCGCTGTGCGACGAGCTACCCTTCCGCCTGCGTGATGCGCAGAAAATAGGTTCGGCTAGCAAAGCCAAAACCTATGCCGACTACCACGCGCTGCTCGATTCGCGCAACGTAGATGCCGTCATTATTTCGGTGCCGCTGAACATGCACTTTGCGGTGGCCAAGGCGGCGCTGCTGGCTGGCAAGCAGGTGTACCTGGAAAAAACGATGACCCACAACATCGAGCAGGCCACAGAACTGGTGACTATTGCGCAGCAGCGCCCCAATCAGATTTTGCAAGTTGGGCACCAGTACCGCTACTCGCCGCTCTACTATCGGGTCAAGGAAATGATAGATAAGGGTTACTTGGGGAAAGTGACGCAGATCGACTGCCGCTGGGACCGAAACGGTAGCTGGCGGCGCCCGGTACCCGAGCCAAGCTTGGAGCGCAAGATCAACTGGCGTATGTACCGCGAGTACTCCGGCGGGTTGGCCGCCGAACTGCTTTCGCATCAGATCGACTTCATCCATTGGGCCTTCAATACCTACCCGGATGAAATCTTCGGGACTGGCGGCATCGACTACTACAAAGACGGCCGCGAAACCTACGACAACGTGCAAGTAATGATGCGCTACGCCCGCGAAGGCATGGTCGGCAACTTCGGCGCCACTTGTGGCAACGCCCGTGACGGGTACTTGTTCAAGCTAAAAGGCACCAAGGGCACCATTTCCTTGCTCATCGACCAAGGCATCTACTATCCCGAAAAGGAGACTCTGAAGCAGTACGGCACCGTGGACGGCGTAACGGGCGCCACCAAAATTACGTGGGACAAGAACGGCGGTATTCCTATCACCACCGAGCCGTTGAAAGATGGTTCTTGGTACGCCCTGAACGAGTTTTATAAAGCGGTGCAGGAGAAGAAAATGCCCGATTCCAACGTCTTCACCGGGGCGCGGGTGGCGTGCGCCGTGTACATGGCAAATCAGGCCATCTACAATCACACCATTGAGAAGTGGCGGCCCGAGTTCAACTTCAGTTAA